The following are from one region of the Paenibacillus protaetiae genome:
- a CDS encoding substrate-binding domain-containing protein has protein sequence MGSKWKWLAATAIMLGLFGYVLYEFMSAAIQNIQLVQSMEQTDSHQDRKHVILISQEQNTPYWVSLKQGAAEAAREVGIGIEYWAPYRINPEEQQNLLAKAITAKPDAIMLQGIKSDDYDRLIGQAEQSGIAVVAVDSDSPNSSRLAYVGIDNLEAGKKLGKLVTRSGQAPQRIGVMIGTYKVDNQQLRLTGFRSVIEATKGYSIAAIAVSNISRIEAARQTAEMMAAHPDIQTIVGLTGLDAVGIAEGLQVAARTDVRVFGFDDLGATREAIANGTIVSTVVQQPEEIGGEAVRLLSRYFNGEKVPAVVNTPTTVLDADTLRANGQTKQADHP, from the coding sequence ATGGGCAGCAAATGGAAATGGCTTGCCGCAACGGCAATTATGCTCGGGTTGTTTGGTTACGTTTTATACGAATTTATGTCTGCGGCTATTCAAAATATACAGCTTGTCCAATCCATGGAGCAGACGGATTCCCATCAAGACCGCAAGCATGTTATTCTAATTTCCCAGGAGCAAAATACGCCTTATTGGGTTTCGCTTAAACAAGGTGCGGCAGAAGCAGCCCGCGAAGTTGGCATCGGCATAGAATATTGGGCGCCTTACCGGATTAATCCGGAAGAGCAGCAGAACCTGCTGGCCAAAGCGATAACGGCTAAGCCGGATGCGATTATGCTGCAGGGGATTAAATCGGATGACTATGACCGGCTAATCGGCCAAGCTGAACAGTCCGGCATTGCCGTAGTGGCAGTGGATTCGGATTCGCCGAACAGCAGCAGACTCGCTTACGTCGGCATCGACAATCTGGAGGCCGGCAAAAAACTAGGCAAGCTTGTGACCCGCAGCGGCCAAGCCCCGCAGCGGATCGGCGTGATGATCGGCACTTATAAAGTGGATAACCAGCAGCTTAGGCTGACGGGTTTCCGTTCCGTTATTGAAGCAACCAAAGGCTATTCCATCGCGGCCATAGCCGTATCCAACATCTCGCGTATCGAAGCGGCAAGGCAAACGGCCGAAATGATGGCAGCGCATCCCGATATTCAGACGATTGTCGGGCTGACGGGGCTTGATGCGGTTGGTATCGCAGAAGGGCTGCAAGTAGCTGCCCGGACAGATGTGCGTGTATTTGGCTTTGATGATTTGGGAGCTACGCGGGAAGCGATTGCGAATGGCACTATCGTATCTACGGTAGTCCAGCAGCCGGAGGAGATCGGAGGAGAAGCGGTGAGATTGCTTAGCCGTTACTTTAATGGCGAGAAAGTTCCAGCCGTCGTGAATACGCCGACTACAGTGCTGGATGCGGACACGCTCCGCGCAAACGGGCAGACGAAGCAGGCGGACCACCCATGA